A window of Gryllotalpicola protaetiae genomic DNA:
GGCGACGGCGGCGCCGCCGATGATCTGGCCGGGATCCGCGTTCTTGATCGACGAGTTCAGGCCGTCCACGACGTCGCTCGCGGAGCCGATCACGCCCCAGTTGGTGATGCTGTCGGTCAGCGCACCGGTGAGCTTGATGATGAACGTGCCGAGCAGCGGCCCGAAGACGCAGCCGATGACGAACAGCGGCAGGTAGACCCCGAGCAGCTCGGCCAGCTCCCCGCCGGCCATGTGCCCGCGCGCGGTGCGCACGATCGCCGGGATGAGCACGAAGCACATCACGAGCATGGCGATCGCGAACGACACCGCGTAGGACTGCACCCACCAATGCGCGGTGAGGTCGGGCAGCGTGGCGCCGCTGAGCCCGTTGAGGCCCTTGGTCGCCAGCGACTCGGCCGACGTCTGCAGGGTCTTGAAGGTGTTGCCCCACGGGTCCGACCAGAACCCGGTGACCGACTGGACGCCGTTCGCGACGTCCTTCGCCGTCGATGCCGCGCCGCTGATCGCGTTGCCGACGTTGTTCGCGGCATTGCCCACTGCGGATGCCCAGCCCTTGGCTGCGCAGATGACAGCACTGTCTGTGCACCCCTTCGACGATGCGGCCGTGAGGATCGCAGTTGCGTACATGTCAGCATCCAGCCGTGAAGTGGGTTCCGCCGGCGGCTAGCGAGTTCTGGTCGACGTTGTGCCCTTCGACGATGCGCCAGGCGCCCTTCTCCCACTTCATGTAGAAGCCGCTGACGTTGCCCTTTGTCGGGCTGAGCGAGCCGTTCACGACGTAGCCGGCCGCCATGTCGACGATCAGCTCACCGTTGCCGCCGTCCTGTACGCGCCACAGCCCGTTCACCGTCGATACGGTGAAGTGGGTTCCGGCCGGGAGCGTGCCCTGAGTCGGGTTGTTGCCCACCGACTGTTCGGTGTACGGCTCCCAATAGCTCGACGGCGAGCTGCTGGAGCGGAGCGCCGCCGAGACTTCCTGCTGTGCGCTCGTCGACGGATACGGATACTGCGCCGTGAAGCGGTCGAATGCGGCGGCGACTTCGACGGCGCCGAAGTCGGTGTTGGGGGCGTCCTTCTGGGCCGTCAGCACGCTGGCGGCGTCGTAGTTCGGTCCGCCGAGGCACCCGGTGGGTGCCGCGCCGGCTTCCCCATCGGAGGCGCCCGAGTCGGTCGTGTCGGTCGGGGTTGGCGTCGACGTGGCTGTGGGCGTGCCGCTCGCGGTGGGCTTGCCGCCGGCTGACCGGCTGGTGCCCCACACGATCGCGGCCGCGATCAGCACGGCGAGCACGAGCGCGCCGATGACCCACGGCCATCGGCTGCGCCCGTCTGTGGAGTACATGAAGCTCATGGCGTCAGTGCACGCTGTTCACGAAGAAGAGGATCGCGCCGACGATGATCGCCAGGCCCGCGAGGATCGCGAAGGCGATGAAGGCGTTGGTGGCCGACTTCTTGCCCTCCTGGTGGGCGGCCGGGTTCGCGTTGGCGCCGCTCGCGGCGGCCATGCGGACCACGCCCGTGACCATGAAGACGATGCAGATGATGAGGCCGACCGCCCACGCGCCGGCGATCGCCTTCTCCCAGAGCTGGTTGAACTCGGTGCCGAAGATCGTGAAGTCCGGCACGATCCCGTTGAGCGGGTTCTGAATCTGGCCGTTGTCGGCCCGGATGATCGACTGGAACATGTGCGGTTATGCCTTTCGGACGGCCGCCTGGGCGGCGGTGACTACGTGGGCCGCGAGCGTGACGAACGCCTCGCGGGTGGCCGGCTGGAGCTTGCTATAGGTGATCTGCCCGCGCTCAGCGATGTGATGGTCGAAGGGCACCTGCACGAGCGTCTGCACGCCGTTGCGGTGCAGCAGCTTCTCGATGCTGCGCGACACCCGGTCGTGCTCCATGCGCCCGTCCGTGAGCCTCACGGCGATCGCGTGGTCTGCGAGGTAGCGGCTGTGCTCGTCGCCGGCACGCAGCTCGTCGAGGAGCTGCACGGCCTCGAGTGCGGAGTCCCCGGCGTTCAGCAGCGGGATCACGAGCACGTCGGCTACCTCGGCCGCGCCCTGGAAGGCCGAGCTGGTGGGCTGGTTGCCGGAGTCCATGACCTGCACGGCATAGAACTCGTCGAGCAGGCCCGAGACGGCCACCACGTTGTCGCGGGTCAGCCGCGGCCGGCGGCCGACCGAGCCGATGACGGCCGCGAAGCTCGTCTGGGGCGCGGTGTAGCCGCCGAGCTGGCCGGCGCTTGTGATCTTGTCGACGTCGCGCACCAGCTCCCCCACGCCGTAGGTCGGCTCGCCCTCGGTGCGGTACGTGAGCGCGCCGGGGTCGTCGGAGACTTCCCACACGGCGGTCTGGCCGCCGCGCACGCTGGCGATGCACCCGGCGAGGTTGATCGCCGTGGGCGTCTTGCCGGCGCCGCCTTTCTTGTTCGCCACGAGCACCCGGATGCATCGCGGGTAGGTCGCCTGGCGCACCTGGGCCTCGTAGCCGGCCAGGCGGGCCGCGTGCTCGCGCTCCTTGGTCTCGGCCGCGGACGGCTTGACGTTCAGCCCCACCCGCGCCAGCACGCCGCGCAGGCCCGTCGTGGCCTTCTCGGTGGGCTGCACGGTGGCCTGGTTGCTCAGCAGCTTGGCCGGGTCGCTGAACAGCTCGTCGTCGTCATCCTCGACGGGTGCGGCCGGCTCTGCATCCTCGGTCGGCGCCGGCGCCGCCGGCGGCGGCGACACCT
This region includes:
- a CDS encoding MinD/ParA family ATP-binding protein, whose translation is MSDHESQASASDIFAGAAHADDFIEDDTMMSDIRQRPRRSQLGDEQGRLIDLPQFQQQRQAAEAPPAAQTPPAPQTPPSPLPGPAAHPHEGESQQRQWQVSPPPAAPAPTEDAEPAAPVEDDDDELFSDPAKLLSNQATVQPTEKATTGLRGVLARVGLNVKPSAAETKEREHAARLAGYEAQVRQATYPRCIRVLVANKKGGAGKTPTAINLAGCIASVRGGQTAVWEVSDDPGALTYRTEGEPTYGVGELVRDVDKITSAGQLGGYTAPQTSFAAVIGSVGRRPRLTRDNVVAVSGLLDEFYAVQVMDSGNQPTSSAFQGAAEVADVLVIPLLNAGDSALEAVQLLDELRAGDEHSRYLADHAIAVRLTDGRMEHDRVSRSIEKLLHRNGVQTLVQVPFDHHIAERGQITYSKLQPATREAFVTLAAHVVTAAQAAVRKA